Proteins encoded together in one Anaerolineae bacterium window:
- a CDS encoding MBL fold metallo-hydrolase — MQPLLPGVYAFSGLLVGRVYLIEGPDGLTIIDAGMALAADRVLRQLAAAGHAPGEVRRILITHAHFDHIGGLPRLKAFTGAEVIASTIEQPYVEGRAALPAPVPGQLGPLDRLMLRLGGKTVAPATPVDRICEDGDTVSEALGGLQAILTPGHTPGHTAYWAPEHGVLFCGDAMMRTPGLRLPFAAFTGDMAAARRAISRLANLTPAVVCFGHGAPLIHHTAATLQTFARRLEGR, encoded by the coding sequence ATGCAGCCCCTCCTCCCCGGCGTCTATGCCTTCAGCGGTTTGCTCGTCGGACGGGTGTACCTGATCGAAGGCCCTGACGGCCTGACGATCATCGACGCTGGCATGGCCCTGGCTGCCGACCGCGTCCTCCGCCAGCTGGCCGCTGCCGGTCATGCGCCGGGGGAGGTCCGGCGCATCCTGATCACACACGCCCACTTCGATCACATCGGCGGTCTGCCGCGCCTGAAGGCGTTCACCGGCGCGGAAGTGATCGCCTCCACTATCGAGCAGCCGTATGTGGAGGGCCGGGCGGCGTTGCCCGCTCCTGTCCCTGGTCAACTCGGCCCGCTGGATCGGCTGATGTTGCGGCTCGGCGGGAAGACCGTTGCGCCAGCCACGCCGGTTGACCGCATCTGTGAGGATGGCGATACCGTCTCGGAAGCGCTCGGCGGGCTACAGGCCATCCTGACCCCTGGCCACACGCCCGGCCACACCGCCTACTGGGCGCCGGAACACGGCGTGCTGTTCTGCGGGGATGCGATGATGCGCACGCCCGGCCTGCGGTTGCCCTTCGCCGCGTTCACCGGCGATATGGCCGCCGCCCGGCGCGCCATCAGCCGCCTGGCCAACCTGACTCCGGCGGTGGTGTGCTTCGGCCATGGCGCGCCCCTGATTCACCATACGGCGGCTACTCTGCAGACCTTTGCCCGGCGACTTGAGGGGCGGTAA
- a CDS encoding deoxynucleoside kinase, producing MLINLEGNIASGKSTLGEALRASERFHFIPEPVPVWQHGFAINWLERFYADMPRWSFTFQIVTFTTRIQALANRPPDRITVAERSIGTDRYAFAPGLHATGALDDHEWALYCAFWEAMAPAAPQPDLILYLRTPAEECLRRLKVRSRAEEVGVTLDYLQELGQRHDDWLLDRPDVIVLDGTRHWTAAEIAFELARAGAD from the coding sequence ATGCTGATCAACCTTGAAGGCAATATCGCCAGTGGCAAGAGCACCCTGGGGGAGGCCCTGCGGGCCAGCGAACGCTTTCACTTCATCCCGGAGCCGGTGCCTGTCTGGCAGCACGGCTTCGCCATCAACTGGCTGGAGCGCTTTTACGCGGATATGCCGCGCTGGTCGTTCACCTTCCAGATCGTCACTTTCACCACGCGCATCCAGGCCCTGGCGAACCGCCCGCCGGATCGCATCACGGTAGCCGAGCGCAGCATCGGCACCGACCGCTACGCCTTTGCGCCCGGCCTGCACGCCACCGGCGCGCTGGACGATCACGAATGGGCGCTTTACTGCGCCTTCTGGGAGGCAATGGCCCCTGCTGCCCCGCAGCCAGACCTGATTCTGTACCTGCGTACCCCGGCTGAGGAGTGCCTGCGCCGCCTGAAGGTCCGTAGCCGCGCTGAGGAGGTCGGCGTGACGCTGGACTATCTGCAGGAGCTGGGCCAGCGCCATGATGACTGGCTGCTGGACCGCCCGGATGTGATCGTGCTGGATGGCACGCGCCACTGGACAGCCGCCGAGATCGCCTTTGAGCTGGCGCGGGCCGGGGCCGACTGA
- a CDS encoding MFS transporter, whose amino-acid sequence MLAVARRAYALLRNPLVMAVYAPTLLFSITTGIMNLILPLYAADFGVPYGVVGVIVAADLFGTLIGDVPAGMLMRRLGKKRLMLLGLALNGMMTLALYWAQSVALVGVLRVVSGVGWAFFAVSRHAYLADMISPAQRGRAIAIFGGTFRIGWFIGPSIGGFLAARFGLRSTFLAYVVLVALTVLTVLRFAQEGNPTLQGHRPGSGSGISLLELLRTYHHLLARAGIGQILAQMTRASWRTIIPLYGADVIGLDVAQIGLIMSALSAVDMSLFMPAGMIMDRWGRRFATVPSFGLQGIGLALIPLTGSFTALLGAGLLIGVGNGLSSGTMMTLGADLAPEHARGEFLGLWRLVGDVGAMTGPLAAGAVADLLTLSATALVAAVGGLGAALIFARWVPETLRRRPLEQ is encoded by the coding sequence ATGCTTGCTGTCGCCCGTCGCGCCTATGCTCTGCTGCGCAATCCCCTGGTCATGGCCGTCTACGCGCCAACGCTGCTTTTCTCCATCACCACCGGCATCATGAACCTGATCCTGCCGCTGTACGCCGCCGACTTCGGCGTGCCTTATGGCGTGGTCGGCGTGATCGTGGCTGCCGATCTGTTCGGCACGTTGATCGGCGATGTGCCCGCCGGGATGTTGATGCGTCGGCTGGGCAAGAAGCGGCTGATGTTGCTGGGGCTGGCGCTCAACGGCATGATGACGCTGGCCCTGTACTGGGCGCAATCGGTGGCGCTGGTGGGGGTGCTGCGCGTTGTGTCCGGCGTGGGTTGGGCGTTCTTCGCCGTTTCCCGCCACGCCTATCTGGCCGATATGATCAGCCCAGCCCAGCGCGGACGGGCGATTGCCATCTTCGGCGGCACATTCCGCATCGGTTGGTTTATCGGCCCATCGATCGGCGGGTTCCTGGCCGCTCGCTTCGGGCTGCGGTCGACCTTCCTGGCCTATGTCGTCCTGGTGGCATTAACTGTGCTGACCGTCCTGCGCTTCGCTCAGGAGGGGAACCCGACCCTGCAGGGACACCGCCCTGGCAGTGGATCGGGCATTTCCCTGTTGGAATTGCTGCGCACCTACCACCACCTGCTGGCCAGGGCGGGGATCGGGCAGATTCTGGCCCAGATGACGCGGGCCAGCTGGCGCACGATCATCCCCCTCTATGGCGCTGATGTGATCGGGCTGGATGTGGCGCAAATCGGGCTGATCATGAGCGCGCTCTCAGCGGTGGATATGTCGCTGTTCATGCCTGCCGGGATGATCATGGATCGCTGGGGGCGCCGCTTTGCCACTGTGCCCAGCTTTGGCCTGCAGGGAATCGGTCTGGCACTGATCCCGCTGACCGGCAGCTTCACCGCGTTACTGGGAGCCGGGCTGCTGATCGGTGTGGGCAACGGGCTAAGCTCCGGGACGATGATGACGCTCGGCGCTGACCTGGCGCCGGAGCACGCCCGTGGGGAGTTTCTGGGCCTGTGGCGGCTGGTCGGCGATGTCGGCGCCATGACCGGGCCACTGGCGGCGGGGGCAGTAGCCGACCTGCTGACGCTGTCGGCGACCGCGCTGGTGGCGGCGGTGGGCGGGCTGGGCGCGGCCCTGATCTTCGCCCGCTGGGTGCCGGAGACGCTGCGCCGTCGTCCGCTGGAACAGTGA
- a CDS encoding AzlC family ABC transporter permease has protein sequence MSATTARLLAGSKAQIPILLGVVPFGMIYGVAALEAGLSPAATLGMSLIVFAGSSQFIAAQLFAAGTPGLVIVLTTLIVNLRHMLYSASIAPYVRHLSRPWKFLLAFLLTDEAYAVAITNYRRRDPAPSAGTDEHWYTLGAGLTLWIAWQVSTLGGVALGASVPESWSLDFALPLTFIALLIPTLTDRPAALAALVAGTTAVAMHGLPFNLGLVLAVLAGISAGLLAERRAIGEQRAWKTG, from the coding sequence ATGTCCGCGACCACTGCTCGCCTGCTGGCTGGAAGTAAAGCGCAAATTCCCATCTTGCTGGGCGTAGTGCCCTTCGGCATGATCTACGGCGTGGCCGCGCTGGAAGCCGGCCTTTCGCCTGCTGCCACGCTGGGCATGTCGCTGATCGTGTTCGCCGGGTCGTCGCAGTTCATCGCCGCGCAACTCTTCGCCGCCGGGACACCGGGCCTGGTCATCGTGCTGACCACGCTGATCGTCAATTTGCGCCACATGCTCTACAGCGCCTCAATCGCGCCTTACGTGCGCCACCTTTCCCGCCCCTGGAAGTTCCTGCTGGCCTTCCTGCTGACCGACGAGGCGTACGCCGTGGCTATTACCAATTACCGCCGCCGGGACCCGGCCCCCTCCGCCGGGACGGATGAGCACTGGTACACTCTGGGCGCGGGCCTGACGCTGTGGATCGCCTGGCAGGTCAGCACACTGGGGGGCGTGGCGCTGGGCGCGTCCGTGCCGGAGAGCTGGTCGCTGGACTTTGCGCTGCCGCTTACCTTCATCGCCCTGTTGATCCCGACGCTAACAGACCGGCCTGCGGCTCTGGCGGCGCTGGTGGCGGGGACAACAGCCGTCGCCATGCATGGCCTGCCTTTCAACCTGGGGCTGGTGCTGGCTGTGTTGGCTGGCATCAGTGCCGGCCTGCTGGCGGAACGCCGCGCCATCGGGGAGCAACGCGCATGGAAGACTGGCTGA
- a CDS encoding transcriptional regulator — translation MPGQMGSVYSLEARNEFEQANRKAFWNRFLARLQGQQPPELLDFNEISQHLGLRTAIYRGVQTIPLNKIVGSVGRYKDFTGAFLPVNTDMRERWQRVAVLFLDPTSGGAPPIEVYKVGDAYFVKDGNHRVSVANQLNMGTIEAYVWEFPAPVAGVDPEADIDTLLLEAERKEFLERTQLDRLRPGHDIRLTAPGGYLDMLQQIAAYQAALSKIDGVPVPYEEAVTAWYDMIYETVVQFIKQEGILRLFPERTPADFFVWTMQHQRELQERYGRRLAVREVARQLPHQLRGGILGRLRQAGRDLLWRVLAR, via the coding sequence ATGCCGGGTCAGATGGGTTCTGTATATTCCCTAGAAGCGCGCAACGAATTCGAGCAGGCCAACCGCAAGGCCTTCTGGAACCGCTTCCTGGCGCGCCTGCAGGGCCAGCAACCACCGGAGTTGCTGGACTTCAACGAGATCTCCCAGCATCTGGGCCTGCGGACGGCGATCTATCGCGGCGTACAGACTATCCCGCTCAACAAGATTGTCGGCAGCGTGGGCCGCTACAAGGATTTCACCGGCGCCTTCCTGCCAGTCAACACCGATATGCGCGAGCGCTGGCAGCGCGTGGCCGTCCTCTTCCTGGACCCAACCAGCGGTGGCGCGCCGCCGATCGAGGTCTACAAGGTAGGGGATGCCTACTTTGTCAAGGATGGTAATCACCGCGTTTCGGTGGCCAACCAGCTGAACATGGGCACCATCGAGGCGTATGTCTGGGAATTTCCGGCCCCGGTGGCCGGAGTCGATCCGGAGGCCGACATCGACACCCTGCTGCTGGAGGCCGAGCGCAAGGAGTTCCTGGAGCGGACGCAACTGGACAGGCTGCGGCCCGGCCACGATATCCGCCTGACCGCGCCCGGCGGCTATCTGGATATGCTCCAGCAGATCGCCGCCTACCAGGCCGCGCTCAGTAAGATCGACGGCGTGCCTGTCCCCTACGAAGAAGCGGTCACCGCCTGGTACGACATGATCTACGAGACGGTCGTCCAGTTCATCAAGCAGGAGGGCATCCTCAGGCTGTTCCCGGAACGTACGCCGGCGGACTTCTTCGTCTGGACGATGCAGCACCAGCGCGAGCTGCAGGAGCGTTATGGGCGGCGGTTGGCCGTGCGGGAGGTGGCCCGCCAGCTACC
- a CDS encoding MFS transporter, which produces MSAAIARTRSAGLVTLLIAYAAFIVLGLPDGLLGVAWPSIQRTFSVPLDAFGLLLLPGTIGYMLASTFSGRVIGRWGIAAFLLGGVAIRALGLLGYVGAPGWALLLLANFVNGIGTGGVDSGFNTYIATNYSAGRMSWLHACFGVGATIGPLIMTAILTSGRDWQTGYLIVAALQGLIALLVLGVFNRWQIPGNGDSAEAHGGAVPARATLAIPAVWLAIGTFFLYTGMEITGGNWTYTLFTEGRGITPSVAGTWISLYWGSLTAGRILSGLIVGRLGEVRLLRWSMIGAAIGAALLIVRGAAAINLTGLMLTGFALAAIFPTLISITPARFGAAHAANAIGFQIAAAGLGVALLPGLAGVLAGRAGLETIAPFLLVIGLLQWALYEIGLRYAPIHGRGEQPAPE; this is translated from the coding sequence ATGTCCGCTGCGATTGCCCGCACCAGATCAGCCGGTCTGGTTACGTTACTCATCGCTTACGCTGCCTTTATCGTGCTGGGCCTGCCGGATGGCCTGCTGGGGGTGGCCTGGCCATCGATTCAGCGGACGTTCAGCGTGCCGCTGGATGCCTTCGGATTGCTGCTGCTGCCGGGCACGATCGGCTACATGCTGGCCAGCACGTTCAGCGGGCGGGTGATCGGGCGGTGGGGAATCGCCGCCTTCCTGCTCGGCGGGGTAGCCATCCGCGCCCTGGGGCTGCTGGGCTATGTTGGCGCGCCAGGCTGGGCGCTGCTGTTGCTGGCCAATTTCGTCAACGGCATCGGCACGGGGGGCGTGGATAGCGGCTTCAACACCTACATTGCCACCAACTACAGCGCGGGGCGCATGAGCTGGCTGCACGCCTGCTTTGGCGTGGGGGCGACAATCGGGCCACTGATCATGACCGCCATCCTGACCTCCGGGCGGGACTGGCAGACCGGCTACCTGATTGTGGCCGCCCTGCAGGGATTGATCGCCCTGCTGGTGCTGGGCGTCTTCAACCGCTGGCAAATCCCCGGCAATGGCGATTCCGCTGAGGCGCATGGGGGGGCGGTGCCCGCCCGCGCTACGCTGGCCATCCCGGCAGTGTGGCTGGCGATCGGCACGTTCTTCCTGTACACCGGCATGGAGATCACCGGCGGCAACTGGACGTATACGCTCTTCACTGAAGGACGGGGCATTACGCCGTCCGTGGCCGGGACGTGGATCAGCCTGTACTGGGGCAGTCTGACCGCCGGGCGCATCCTGAGCGGGCTGATTGTGGGCCGCCTGGGGGAGGTGCGCCTGCTCCGCTGGAGCATGATCGGGGCGGCTATCGGCGCGGCGCTGCTGATCGTGCGCGGCGCGGCAGCGATCAACCTGACCGGGCTGATGCTGACCGGCTTCGCCCTGGCGGCGATCTTCCCGACGCTGATCTCGATCACGCCGGCCCGCTTCGGCGCGGCCCACGCCGCCAACGCCATCGGCTTCCAGATCGCGGCGGCAGGGCTGGGGGTGGCCCTGTTGCCGGGCCTGGCCGGTGTGCTGGCCGGGCGTGCCGGTCTGGAGACCATCGCGCCGTTCCTGCTCGTCATCGGCCTGCTACAATGGGCGCTGTACGAGATCGGCCTGCGCTATGCGCCGATCCATGGCCGGGGCGAGCAACCGGCTCCAGAATAA
- a CDS encoding thiolase domain-containing protein, producing MREVCIIGIGQTPIGEQWELSLRQMAVRALKAAVADTGAPDLQPQALYVGNMLAARLNDQAHLGALIADYAGWRGIEAATVEAACASGGAAMMAGVRAVASGLADVVAVCGVEKMTEATSSEVTTGLATAADADYEVAHGVTFVALNALVMQRYMYEYEVPHDDFGIFSLNAHQNAVNNPNAMFRSPITLDTYRNAPMIAPPINLYDSSPICDGAAAVILAPLEIARDLPGVIPVRVRASASATDSLNLDDRHDLLALSAARLSARRAYDQAGLSPADIDLFEVHDAFSIMAALSLEAGGFAPRGEGVRFAHEQGIGLDGRLPISTMGGLKARGHPVGATGVYEIVDLVTQLRGQAGKNQVAGATIGMTQNIGGTGATVVTHILSVE from the coding sequence ATGCGCGAGGTATGTATCATTGGAATCGGCCAGACGCCCATCGGCGAGCAGTGGGAATTGAGTCTGCGCCAGATGGCCGTCCGGGCGCTCAAGGCGGCGGTCGCTGACACCGGCGCCCCTGACCTTCAACCGCAGGCCCTTTATGTGGGCAATATGCTGGCCGCCCGCCTCAACGATCAGGCCCATCTGGGCGCCCTGATCGCCGATTACGCTGGCTGGCGTGGGATCGAAGCTGCCACCGTAGAGGCGGCCTGCGCCTCCGGCGGCGCCGCAATGATGGCTGGCGTGCGGGCCGTCGCCAGCGGCCTGGCCGATGTGGTGGCCGTCTGTGGCGTGGAGAAGATGACCGAAGCCACCAGCAGCGAGGTCACCACCGGCCTGGCTACCGCCGCCGACGCCGACTATGAAGTCGCTCACGGCGTGACCTTTGTAGCCCTTAACGCCCTGGTCATGCAGCGTTATATGTACGAGTACGAGGTACCGCATGACGACTTCGGCATCTTCAGTCTCAACGCTCACCAGAACGCCGTCAATAACCCTAACGCCATGTTCCGCAGCCCGATCACGCTGGACACCTACCGCAACGCGCCGATGATCGCGCCGCCGATCAACCTGTACGACAGTTCCCCGATCTGCGACGGCGCGGCGGCGGTGATCCTGGCCCCGCTGGAGATCGCCCGCGATTTGCCGGGCGTCATCCCCGTGCGTGTGCGGGCCAGCGCCAGCGCCACCGACAGCCTGAATCTGGACGATCGGCATGATCTGCTGGCTCTCAGCGCCGCCCGCCTGAGCGCCCGGCGCGCTTACGATCAGGCTGGTCTCAGCCCGGCGGATATCGACCTCTTTGAGGTGCACGACGCTTTTTCGATCATGGCCGCCCTGAGCCTGGAGGCGGGGGGCTTTGCCCCGCGCGGGGAAGGGGTGCGCTTTGCCCATGAGCAGGGCATTGGCCTGGATGGGCGGCTGCCGATCAGCACAATGGGCGGGTTGAAGGCGCGCGGTCACCCCGTCGGCGCGACGGGGGTCTATGAGATCGTCGATCTGGTCACCCAGTTGCGCGGCCAGGCCGGCAAGAACCAGGTCGCCGGTGCTACCATCGGCATGACCCAGAACATCGGTGGGACCGGCGCCACAGTGGTGACTCACATCCTGAGCGTCGAATAG
- a CDS encoding HAMP domain-containing histidine kinase, producing the protein MSESPLEQARVQLAALREEARSGALIPAHLPEQIDAVLALLAAAETPAGPEAAAEAARQERARTAELISTAVHEMRIPLTSIRGYIDMLAKGMLGALPDQQQQFAETIRVNALRLERLIADINDYIKLRGGRLHLNRQPETVGNVMLGVQRRVADLAAERNVTFTCDAPEGLPLLNIDSPRLAQALVYLVENAVNYSPNGSTVTVTVRGDSGGVTFAVSDRGIGMSAAELAHLGEPFWRAEAEAVREIKGHGLGFAVARGIIEAHGGTLAVESTPGQGTTIRFTLSALT; encoded by the coding sequence ATGAGCGAATCTCCTCTTGAACAGGCCAGGGTGCAGCTGGCGGCGCTGCGCGAGGAGGCCCGATCTGGCGCGCTGATCCCCGCCCACCTGCCGGAACAGATCGACGCCGTCCTGGCCCTGCTGGCCGCTGCGGAAACCCCCGCCGGGCCGGAGGCGGCAGCCGAGGCCGCCCGGCAGGAACGGGCGCGCACCGCCGAACTGATCTCCACCGCTGTGCACGAGATGCGCATCCCCCTGACCAGCATCCGGGGCTACATCGACATGCTGGCCAAGGGCATGCTGGGGGCGCTGCCGGACCAGCAACAGCAGTTCGCCGAGACCATCCGCGTCAATGCCCTGCGCCTGGAGCGTCTGATCGCCGACATCAATGACTACATCAAGTTGCGCGGTGGGCGGCTGCACCTGAATCGCCAGCCGGAGACGGTCGGCAATGTCATGCTGGGGGTGCAGCGGCGTGTTGCTGACCTGGCTGCTGAGCGCAACGTGACGTTCACATGCGACGCGCCGGAAGGGCTGCCGCTGCTGAACATCGATTCGCCGCGCCTGGCCCAGGCGCTGGTGTACCTGGTGGAAAACGCCGTAAATTACTCACCGAATGGGAGCACGGTCACCGTGACCGTGCGTGGCGATTCCGGCGGCGTCACCTTCGCTGTGAGCGACCGGGGCATTGGCATGAGCGCCGCTGAACTGGCCCACCTGGGCGAACCATTCTGGCGCGCCGAGGCCGAAGCTGTGCGGGAGATCAAGGGTCATGGGCTGGGCTTCGCCGTGGCCAGGGGGATTATTGAGGCTCATGGCGGGACGCTGGCGGTGGAAAGCACGCCGGGCCAGGGCACGACCATTCGTTTCACCCTTTCCGCCCTGACCTGA
- a CDS encoding GAF domain-containing protein, with protein MTEPPAPPPAYRTGRQLDMAIASARQTVTLLLSQARANRVDPVYLAERLETLSLVLEEIVAERLDTTQQQKLAALYEVTRLIGSSLDLQIVLNEVMDAIIKLTGAERGFLMLLDDDGNLVPRVARNIDQQTLDSGDFRVSRTVTRQVVDSGQPVLTTNAQEDPRFAGQASVIAHALRSIMATPLRVRGRVIGVVYVDNRARTGLFKPQDLAALDAFAGQAAVAIDNARLFSETDQALQARVEELSMLRRMDRDLNEAIGAGQVMGVTLEWAMRVSGAAASALGLVEAAPEGSGVLRIAACAGDGPLPPGIAEGAILPLDGEDALTAALNGTEAAHIPVEEGLVLLVVPIHHENRPGGALILAGAQPFSADACDLVTRMAARAAVALENTRLFEAVRAADRAKSEFVSIVAHELKVPMTSIAGYADLLRIGGPVTEQQAEFITRIKNNVQRMKVLVSDLSDISRIESGNLRMELGAVDPRGPLAQACQEVSAAVAERGHTLLQELAPDLPPALADPARLTQVLVNLLSNACKYTPDGGTITLRAWQQGDRVAFAVQDTGIGLSTEEIARLGTKFWRASNEYALSQPGTGLGFAITRNLIALMHGELTIESTPGQGSTFTFTLPVAPPTQEPAQP; from the coding sequence ATGACCGAACCGCCCGCCCCACCCCCCGCTTACCGCACCGGTCGCCAGCTTGACATGGCGATCGCCAGCGCCCGCCAGACCGTCACCCTGCTGCTCAGCCAAGCGCGGGCGAACCGCGTCGATCCGGTCTACCTGGCTGAGCGGCTGGAAACGCTCAGCCTGGTGTTGGAGGAGATCGTCGCTGAACGGCTGGATACCACCCAGCAGCAAAAACTGGCCGCCCTGTACGAGGTCACCCGCCTGATCGGCTCCTCGCTTGACCTGCAGATCGTGCTCAACGAGGTGATGGATGCCATCATCAAGCTGACCGGGGCCGAGCGCGGTTTCCTGATGCTCCTCGACGACGACGGCAACCTGGTCCCCCGCGTGGCCCGCAACATCGATCAGCAGACTCTCGACAGCGGCGACTTCCGCGTCAGCCGCACGGTGACCCGCCAGGTGGTGGATAGCGGCCAGCCCGTCCTGACCACCAACGCCCAGGAAGATCCGCGCTTTGCCGGGCAGGCCAGCGTGATCGCCCACGCCCTGCGCAGCATCATGGCCACGCCGCTGCGGGTGCGCGGACGGGTGATCGGCGTTGTTTACGTCGACAATCGGGCGCGGACCGGGCTGTTCAAGCCGCAGGACCTGGCCGCGCTGGACGCCTTCGCCGGGCAGGCCGCCGTTGCCATCGATAACGCCCGCCTGTTCAGCGAGACCGACCAGGCCCTGCAGGCCCGCGTGGAAGAACTGAGCATGTTACGGCGCATGGACCGTGACCTGAATGAAGCTATCGGCGCCGGGCAGGTTATGGGCGTCACCCTGGAGTGGGCCATGCGCGTCAGCGGGGCGGCGGCCAGCGCCCTGGGCCTGGTCGAGGCTGCGCCGGAAGGATCGGGTGTGCTGCGCATTGCCGCCTGCGCCGGGGATGGCCCGTTACCGCCGGGTATCGCCGAAGGCGCCATCCTGCCCCTCGATGGCGAAGATGCGCTGACCGCCGCCCTGAACGGGACAGAAGCCGCGCACATCCCGGTGGAGGAAGGGCTGGTGCTGCTGGTCGTACCCATCCACCATGAGAACCGGCCCGGCGGCGCGCTGATCCTGGCCGGCGCGCAACCTTTCAGCGCCGACGCCTGTGACCTGGTGACCCGCATGGCCGCCCGCGCCGCCGTCGCCCTGGAGAATACCCGTCTGTTCGAGGCAGTGCGCGCCGCCGACCGCGCCAAGAGCGAGTTCGTCAGCATTGTTGCCCACGAACTGAAAGTCCCCATGACCAGCATTGCCGGTTACGCCGACCTACTCAGGATCGGCGGCCCGGTCACGGAGCAGCAGGCTGAATTCATCACCCGCATCAAGAACAACGTCCAACGGATGAAGGTCCTCGTCAGCGACCTGAGCGACATCAGCCGCATCGAAAGCGGCAACCTGCGCATGGAGCTGGGAGCGGTCGATCCACGTGGCCCGCTGGCCCAGGCCTGCCAGGAGGTCAGCGCCGCGGTCGCCGAGCGCGGCCATACCCTGCTGCAGGAACTCGCGCCCGATCTGCCGCCCGCCCTGGCCGATCCCGCCCGCCTGACCCAGGTGCTGGTCAACCTGCTCAGCAACGCCTGCAAGTACACGCCGGATGGCGGGACAATCACGTTGCGCGCCTGGCAGCAGGGCGATCGCGTGGCCTTCGCTGTGCAGGATACCGGGATTGGCCTGAGCACGGAAGAGATCGCCCGCCTGGGCACCAAATTCTGGCGGGCCAGCAACGAATACGCCCTCAGCCAGCCGGGAACTGGCCTGGGCTTTGCCATCACGCGCAACCTGATCGCCCTGATGCACGGCGAATTGACCATTGAGAGCACGCCGGGCCAGGGCAGCACCTTCACCTTCACCCTGCCGGTCGCGCCGCCGACCCAGGAGCCAGCCCAGCCGTGA
- a CDS encoding AzlD domain-containing protein, giving the protein MEDWLIILGMVAVTYSARLSVIALLGQRPLPELIARALRYVPPAALAAIVFPALLLPDGALDISPGNLRLLAGLAAALIAWRTHRTLLAIGAGMVALWLLQAALP; this is encoded by the coding sequence ATGGAAGACTGGCTGATCATCCTGGGCATGGTTGCGGTAACCTACAGCGCGCGCCTGTCGGTGATCGCCCTGCTGGGGCAGCGCCCGCTGCCGGAACTGATCGCGCGCGCCCTGCGCTATGTGCCCCCGGCAGCGCTGGCGGCGATTGTCTTCCCGGCGCTGCTGCTGCCGGATGGCGCGCTGGACATCTCACCGGGGAATCTGCGGCTGCTGGCCGGGCTGGCGGCAGCGCTCATTGCCTGGCGCACACACCGGACATTGCTGGCGATCGGCGCGGGCATGGTTGCCCTGTGGCTGTTGCAGGCGGCGCTGCCCTGA
- a CDS encoding endonuclease III, protein MATPIDPQSPAALARGREKYGPVAALLREMYGVPEWRPHLSPLDELVSTILSQSTSDTNRDKAFDALKARFPSWEAVRDAPLDDVIAAIRPAGLANQKAPRIQEVLQRITAERGELSIDFLADLPLEDARRWLTNLNGIGPKTAAIILLFAFGRPAFPVDTHVHRLSRRIGFIGPKVSAEKAHAIMEQIVPPEDYLVFHLNLIWHGRQICHARNPKCPLCPLQDYCDDYQARLPRATRTVAP, encoded by the coding sequence ATGGCAACCCCGATTGACCCTCAATCCCCCGCTGCGCTGGCCCGTGGCCGGGAAAAGTACGGCCCGGTGGCGGCACTCCTGCGCGAGATGTACGGCGTCCCGGAATGGCGGCCCCACCTCTCCCCGCTGGATGAGCTGGTCAGCACCATCCTCAGCCAGAGTACATCCGACACCAACCGCGACAAAGCCTTTGACGCGCTCAAAGCGCGCTTTCCCAGCTGGGAAGCCGTCCGCGATGCGCCGCTTGATGACGTGATCGCCGCCATCCGCCCCGCCGGACTGGCCAACCAGAAGGCCCCGCGCATCCAGGAAGTGCTGCAGCGGATCACGGCAGAGCGCGGCGAACTGAGCATTGACTTCCTGGCGGATCTCCCGCTGGAAGACGCCCGGCGCTGGCTGACCAACCTCAACGGCATTGGCCCCAAGACAGCGGCGATCATCCTGCTCTTTGCCTTCGGCCGGCCGGCCTTCCCGGTCGATACGCACGTCCACCGCCTCAGCCGCCGCATCGGCTTCATCGGGCCGAAGGTGAGCGCGGAAAAAGCCCATGCCATCATGGAGCAGATCGTCCCACCGGAGGATTACCTGGTCTTTCATCTCAACCTGATCTGGCATGGCCGCCAGATCTGCCACGCCCGCAATCCCAAATGCCCGCTGTGCCCGCTGCAGGATTACTGTGATGATTACCAGGCGCGGCTGCCCCGCGCCACCCGGACTGTTGCGCCATGA